A portion of the Mycobacterium paraseoulense genome contains these proteins:
- a CDS encoding SHOCT domain-containing protein — protein sequence MNGRRLARVGLAGAVALTIVSVCGFIVALVLNAFFLDKYSAYGEVPVPGSGSLYLPAGDVTVSLHTVVISGPDRGLPVPPLGVTIAPPDGVAQPVLTESIGSTTTVNNDAHVRVWVARIASSGTYNITTDGQVNGYINPRLAFGHKGSSGLVMWVFAGLFVVGLVGSIMSGLWLGRIRRQRVVAANPYYPRPAASPVPLAHELGDEGVRLERLKTLVALRDSGALTQEEFEAEKRRILEGH from the coding sequence ATGAACGGCAGGCGGCTCGCGAGGGTTGGGCTGGCCGGCGCCGTCGCGCTGACGATCGTGTCGGTGTGCGGGTTCATCGTCGCCCTGGTGCTCAACGCGTTCTTCCTGGACAAGTACAGCGCCTACGGCGAGGTGCCCGTCCCCGGCTCGGGCAGCCTCTACCTACCCGCCGGTGACGTCACCGTCAGCCTGCACACCGTCGTCATCAGCGGCCCCGACCGTGGTCTTCCGGTACCGCCGCTGGGGGTCACGATCGCGCCGCCCGATGGTGTGGCGCAGCCCGTGCTGACCGAAAGCATCGGCAGCACGACGACCGTCAACAACGACGCGCATGTGCGGGTATGGGTCGCCCGGATCGCCTCCAGCGGCACCTACAACATCACCACCGACGGGCAGGTCAACGGCTATATCAACCCGCGACTGGCCTTCGGGCACAAGGGTTCTTCGGGTTTGGTGATGTGGGTGTTCGCCGGGCTGTTCGTGGTGGGTCTGGTCGGTTCGATCATGTCCGGGCTGTGGTTGGGCCGCATCCGGCGCCAGAGGGTGGTGGCGGCAAACCCGTATTACCCGCGGCCCGCCGCATCACCGGTGCCGCTCGCGCACGAACTCGGTGACGAGGGGGTGCGGCTCGAGCGGCTCAAAACCCTTGTGGCGCTGCGGGACTCGGGGGCGCTGACGCAGGAGGAGTTCGAGGCCGAAAAGCGCAGGATCCTCGAGGGGCATTAG
- a CDS encoding SDR family oxidoreductase: MANDLVATVPDLSGKLAVVTGANSGLGFGLARRLAAAGADVVMAIRNRAKGEKAIDEIRKSVPDAKLIIKSLDLSSLAAVAALGAQLNAEGRPIDILINNAGVMTPPERDTTADGFELQFGSNHLGHFALTGHLLPLLRAAGKARVVSLSSLAARQSAKIHFDDPQFEKSYAAMSAYGQSKLAVLMFALELDRRSRAAGWGIMSNAAHPGLTKTNLQIAGPSHGRDKPALMERLYRASWRFTPFLWQEIDEGILPALYAAAAPHAQGGAFYGPRGFYEAAGGGVRPAKVPAPARNEADCQRLWELSEQLTGVGYPKPN, from the coding sequence ATGGCCAACGATCTCGTCGCCACGGTGCCCGACCTGTCAGGCAAGCTGGCGGTCGTCACCGGCGCCAACAGCGGCCTCGGATTCGGTCTGGCCCGGCGGCTCGCGGCCGCCGGCGCCGACGTCGTCATGGCGATCCGCAATCGCGCCAAAGGCGAAAAGGCGATCGACGAAATCCGCAAGTCGGTCCCCGACGCCAAGCTGATCATCAAGTCGCTGGACCTGTCGTCGCTGGCCGCCGTCGCCGCGCTCGGTGCACAGCTCAACGCCGAGGGCCGCCCCATCGACATCCTGATCAACAACGCCGGCGTCATGACGCCGCCGGAACGCGACACCACCGCCGACGGTTTCGAATTGCAGTTCGGCAGTAACCATCTCGGGCACTTCGCGCTCACCGGCCACCTGCTGCCGCTGCTGCGCGCCGCCGGCAAGGCGCGCGTCGTCTCGCTGAGCAGCCTGGCGGCCCGCCAGAGCGCCAAGATCCACTTCGACGACCCGCAGTTCGAGAAGTCCTACGCGGCGATGTCGGCGTACGGGCAGTCGAAGCTGGCGGTGTTGATGTTCGCCCTCGAGCTGGACCGGCGCAGCCGCGCCGCCGGCTGGGGCATCATGTCCAACGCCGCGCACCCCGGCCTGACCAAGACCAACCTGCAGATCGCCGGGCCGTCGCACGGCCGCGACAAGCCCGCGCTGATGGAGCGGTTGTACAGGGCGTCCTGGCGATTCACGCCGTTCTTGTGGCAGGAGATCGACGAGGGCATCCTCCCGGCGCTGTACGCCGCGGCCGCGCCGCACGCCCAGGGCGGCGCGTTCTACGGGCCCCGCGGGTTCTACGAGGCCGCCGGCGGCGGGGTGCGGCCGGCCAAGGTGCCCGCACCCGCCCGCAACGAGGCTGACTGCCAACGACTTTGGGAGCTTTCCGAGCAGCTCACCGGCGTCGGCTACCCGAAGCCGAACTGA
- the lnt gene encoding apolipoprotein N-acyltransferase, whose product MPRRIPGWLVALAAGALPALAFPAPSWWWLAWFGLVPLLLSVRAAPSGPDAAVRAWLGVTGFVLATQYWLAPFLGPLLAGVAVGLGALWLPWGWLAHRLLSAPAGPGRTVAAVVVLPSAWVAAEAVRSWPPLGGSWASLGASQSAQPVTLASASLGGVWLTSFLVVAANTALIGVVVHREASGRLVALGCAVACAAVGPVWYLSGPSPAVGPTLRVALVQPGDIADSGARQAAGEQLTDSVAGQRPDLVVWGESSVGSDLAAHPDVLARLTDVSRRVGADLLVNVDAPAPGGGIYKSAVLIGERGSLGTYRKSRLVPFGEYVPLRPLFGWITRHSGAAAEDRRRGSGPVVLHAGTLPIGPLVSYEALFSDLARREAQLGAELLVYQSSTSSFQGSWAQPQLAAQPAVRAVEAGRPAVHVGLSGDSSAFDARGHRVAWFPSGFRGAAVVGVPLGSRVTPYQRLGDWVPALAFVVLGFALLRCRRPARSDTLPG is encoded by the coding sequence ATGCCGCGACGCATTCCCGGTTGGCTAGTGGCGTTGGCCGCCGGCGCGCTGCCCGCCCTCGCCTTTCCCGCGCCGTCGTGGTGGTGGCTGGCCTGGTTCGGCCTGGTCCCGCTGCTCCTGTCGGTGCGGGCCGCGCCTAGCGGACCGGATGCGGCCGTGCGGGCCTGGCTCGGCGTCACCGGGTTCGTGCTGGCCACCCAGTACTGGCTGGCGCCTTTCCTCGGCCCCCTGCTCGCGGGGGTGGCCGTCGGCCTCGGTGCGCTCTGGCTGCCCTGGGGGTGGCTGGCGCATCGGTTGCTGTCCGCTCCGGCCGGGCCGGGCCGGACGGTCGCCGCCGTCGTGGTTTTGCCCAGCGCGTGGGTGGCGGCCGAGGCCGTGCGGTCGTGGCCGCCGCTGGGCGGGTCGTGGGCGTCGCTGGGCGCGTCGCAGTCCGCGCAGCCCGTCACGCTGGCATCGGCGTCGTTGGGCGGGGTGTGGTTGACGAGTTTCCTTGTCGTGGCGGCCAATACCGCTCTGATCGGCGTCGTGGTGCATCGCGAGGCGTCCGGCCGGCTCGTCGCGCTGGGGTGCGCGGTGGCCTGCGCGGCGGTGGGCCCGGTGTGGTATCTGTCCGGCCCGTCGCCCGCGGTCGGTCCCACGTTGCGTGTGGCGCTGGTGCAGCCCGGCGACATCGCCGACTCCGGCGCGCGCCAGGCCGCCGGCGAGCAGCTCACCGATTCGGTCGCCGGCCAGCGCCCGGATTTGGTGGTCTGGGGAGAGAGCAGTGTGGGATCTGATCTCGCCGCACACCCGGACGTTCTGGCGCGCCTCACCGACGTGTCCCGGCGGGTCGGCGCGGACCTGCTGGTCAACGTCGACGCGCCCGCGCCCGGCGGAGGGATCTACAAGTCGGCGGTGCTCATCGGGGAGCGCGGGTCGTTGGGCACCTACCGGAAGTCCCGGCTGGTGCCATTCGGCGAATACGTCCCGCTGCGGCCGCTTTTCGGCTGGATCACGCGGCACAGCGGGGCCGCCGCCGAGGACCGCCGACGCGGGTCCGGGCCCGTCGTGCTGCACGCGGGCACCCTGCCGATCGGACCGTTGGTCAGCTACGAGGCCCTGTTCTCCGACCTTGCCCGCCGGGAGGCCCAGCTCGGTGCGGAGCTGTTGGTGTATCAGAGTTCCACCTCGTCATTCCAGGGGAGTTGGGCGCAGCCGCAGCTGGCCGCCCAGCCCGCGGTACGTGCCGTCGAGGCCGGCCGCCCGGCCGTGCACGTCGGGCTCTCCGGTGACAGCTCGGCCTTCGACGCGCGGGGCCACCGGGTGGCCTGGTTCCCGTCGGGCTTCCGGGGCGCGGCCGTGGTCGGCGTGCCGTTGGGGTCGCGCGTCACGCCCTATCAACGGTTGGGGGACTGGGTGCCGGCGCTGGCCTTCGTCGTACTCGGCTTTGCCCTATTGCGCTGCCGTCGTCCGGCCCGCAGTGACACACTGCCTGGATGA